A single region of the Selenomonas sp. oral taxon 920 genome encodes:
- a CDS encoding amino acid permease has translation MQEKEASPALRRGLKNRHLQMIALGGAIGTGLFYGSASTIALAGPAVMLAYLLGGIMIFFIMRMLGEMAVDEPVSGSFSHYAGKYWGDFPGFLSGWNYWFNYIIVSMAELAAVGIYMNFWLPDLPQWLSALICLAVITALNLINVRAYGEMEFWMALVKITAIVLMIGLGGWLLVTGAPFPENVSNLWEYGGFLPNGWWGFLLGTAVVMFSFGGIELIGITAGEAEDPDRTIPQAINQVIWRILIFYVGTMAVLMALWPWNEVGMEASPFVQIFRNVGIPAAAHILNFVVLTAAISVYNSAIYSNSRMLYGLAQRGDAPQVLKSLSARGVPVLGILISSGITLIVVFLNYFFPGDAFLYLISIATCAAVISWVTIVVTHLKFRRKAEREGKHIKFRAPLYPWINYICIIFLIGVVVMMAQIPGMQLAVPILPAWLLVLWLGYRSKQKRANKR, from the coding sequence GCAATCGGGACGGGGCTTTTCTACGGATCGGCATCCACGATTGCACTCGCGGGACCTGCGGTCATGCTCGCCTACCTTCTCGGCGGCATCATGATCTTCTTCATCATGCGGATGCTCGGCGAGATGGCGGTCGATGAACCGGTCTCCGGCTCGTTCAGTCACTATGCGGGCAAATACTGGGGCGACTTTCCGGGCTTCCTCTCCGGCTGGAACTACTGGTTCAACTACATCATTGTTTCCATGGCAGAGCTTGCGGCGGTCGGCATCTACATGAATTTCTGGCTGCCCGATCTCCCGCAGTGGCTCTCCGCACTCATCTGTCTTGCCGTCATTACCGCGCTCAACCTCATCAATGTGCGCGCATACGGCGAGATGGAGTTTTGGATGGCACTCGTCAAGATCACGGCGATTGTCCTCATGATCGGACTCGGCGGCTGGCTGCTCGTCACGGGCGCACCGTTTCCGGAGAACGTCAGCAATCTCTGGGAATACGGAGGATTCCTGCCGAACGGATGGTGGGGCTTCCTGCTCGGCACGGCCGTCGTCATGTTCTCGTTCGGCGGCATCGAACTGATCGGTATTACGGCGGGCGAGGCGGAGGATCCAGACCGTACGATTCCACAGGCGATCAATCAGGTCATCTGGCGCATTCTGATCTTCTACGTCGGGACGATGGCGGTGCTCATGGCGCTCTGGCCGTGGAACGAGGTCGGCATGGAGGCGAGCCCCTTCGTGCAGATCTTCCGCAACGTCGGCATTCCAGCTGCCGCGCACATCCTGAACTTCGTCGTTCTCACTGCCGCGATCTCCGTCTATAACTCTGCGATCTACAGCAACAGCCGCATGCTCTACGGACTCGCGCAGCGCGGGGATGCGCCGCAGGTGCTGAAAAGCCTCTCCGCGCGCGGCGTCCCTGTGCTCGGCATTTTGATCTCCTCGGGAATTACGTTGATTGTCGTCTTTCTGAACTACTTCTTTCCGGGTGACGCGTTCCTCTATCTCATCTCGATTGCAACCTGTGCCGCTGTGATCAGCTGGGTGACGATCGTCGTGACGCATTTGAAATTCCGTCGAAAGGCGGAGCGTGAGGGAAAGCACATCAAATTTCGCGCGCCGCTGTATCCGTGGATCAACTACATCTGTATCATATTCCTCATCGGCGTTGTTGTCATGATGGCGCAGATCCCGGGCATGCAGCTCGCCGTGCCCATTCTGCCCGCATGGCTGCTCGTGCTCTGGCTCGGTTATCGCTCGAAACAAAAGAGAGCAAACAAGCGCTGA
- a CDS encoding zinc ribbon domain-containing protein — protein sequence MICKECGAKIEKLTRICPHCGERALIDDELETWSFIADTAAKHKREMPAEIPLNEPVPIPDERTAQIDGLERLKDYFVQHSNLYKIVEDLDYIESGLHRPSFVLWLLAGGLVAALVYFPLSPFLPDFIWAYYFVLWGAVTTVGYLRAGRRYERRKAEYALLRRDAENDLRAMYNDCADCFLPLAWTPPPQIIRMLDALRSGETDSVREYMEREAG from the coding sequence ATGATCTGTAAGGAATGTGGAGCGAAAATTGAAAAACTCACGCGTATTTGTCCGCATTGCGGAGAGCGGGCACTGATCGATGACGAGCTTGAGACGTGGAGCTTCATTGCGGATACAGCGGCAAAGCACAAGCGGGAAATGCCCGCCGAGATCCCGCTGAACGAACCCGTGCCGATCCCCGACGAACGCACGGCGCAGATCGACGGACTGGAGCGCCTGAAGGACTACTTCGTTCAGCACAGCAACCTCTACAAGATTGTTGAGGATCTGGACTACATCGAGAGCGGCCTGCACCGTCCGTCCTTTGTGCTCTGGCTGCTCGCCGGCGGACTGGTTGCAGCACTCGTCTACTTCCCTCTCTCCCCATTCCTGCCGGATTTCATCTGGGCATACTACTTCGTGCTCTGGGGCGCGGTCACCACTGTCGGCTATCTGCGTGCCGGCCGCCGCTACGAACGCCGTAAGGCGGAGTACGCGCTCCTGCGCCGCGATGCGGAGAACGACCTGCGTGCGATGTACAACGACTGCGCGGACTGTTTTCTGCCGCTCGCCTGGACACCGCCGCCGCAGATCATACGCATGCTCGATGCCCTGCGCTCGGGAGAGACCGACTCCGTGCGCGAGTATATGGAACGGGAGGCAGGATGA
- a CDS encoding DUF488 domain-containing protein: MTAKIQIKRIYEAAAADDGFRVLVDRLWPRGISKERAALDDWWKDIAPSPELRTWFGHKEERFAEFAEKYRAELSTGTAAPTHMVTVNEHLTAGENVTLLYGAKDPKINQALVLRDWMHAMMDK, encoded by the coding sequence ATGACGGCAAAGATTCAGATCAAGCGTATCTATGAGGCGGCAGCTGCGGATGACGGATTCCGCGTGCTGGTCGACCGCCTCTGGCCGCGGGGCATATCCAAGGAGCGTGCGGCGCTCGACGACTGGTGGAAGGACATCGCTCCGTCGCCGGAGCTGCGCACGTGGTTCGGGCACAAGGAGGAGCGTTTTGCGGAGTTTGCCGAAAAATACCGTGCGGAGCTCTCGACCGGTACAGCCGCACCGACGCATATGGTGACGGTGAACGAACACCTTACAGCCGGGGAGAATGTCACGCTGCTTTACGGGGCAAAGGATCCAAAGATCAACCAGGCGCTTGTTCTGCGCGACTGGATGCATGCGATGATGGATAAGTGA
- a CDS encoding Na+/H+ antiporter NhaC family protein — MTATAWSILPPIITIVLALWTKEVYMSLIIGIFSGAMLFAGGNFLQATLTMFQVMADKVGSNVNILVFLVILGILVAAITRSGAMNAYGEWATRTIKGKRSASLVTVLLGIVIFIDDYFNCLTVGTVMRPVTDKFQIARTKLAYIIDATAAPICIIAPVSSWAAAVGSSLPEDAQIDGFMLFLQTIPFNLYAWLTLLFMLFIIWTGRDFGAMRKSVEKSNAHFEIPKEYQDTAEASASAASEGRGKMIDLMLPLLVLIGACIYGMLYTGGIHEGNSIAEAFANCDSSKSLVLGSFIAFVFTGLLYLPRRVVSFNVFCDSFGWGFKAMTPAIFILCLAWTLSGICSKEYLDLGGFVGSVVQANAGVVMFLPPLFFLVAAGLAFATGTSWGTFGILIPIAIAVLGQTAPDILVVSVAAILSGAVCGDHASPISDTTILASAGAQCHHLDHVSTQLPYVAVVASCSLLGYITDGLTGNGYIGLGIGIAALAVFMAVLSSRVSSAEK; from the coding sequence ATGACAGCAACCGCATGGTCGATTCTGCCGCCGATCATCACCATCGTACTCGCGCTTTGGACGAAGGAAGTCTATATGTCCCTTATCATCGGCATCTTCTCGGGGGCAATGCTCTTTGCGGGCGGGAATTTCCTGCAGGCAACGCTCACGATGTTTCAGGTGATGGCGGACAAGGTCGGCAGCAATGTCAACATCCTCGTCTTTCTCGTCATCCTCGGCATCCTCGTCGCCGCCATCACGCGCTCGGGTGCAATGAACGCCTACGGCGAATGGGCGACGCGCACGATCAAGGGGAAGCGCAGTGCCTCCCTCGTCACCGTACTGCTCGGCATCGTCATCTTCATCGACGACTATTTCAACTGCCTCACCGTCGGTACGGTCATGCGCCCCGTTACGGACAAGTTCCAGATTGCACGCACGAAGCTCGCCTACATCATCGATGCGACCGCCGCGCCGATCTGTATCATCGCCCCCGTCTCGAGCTGGGCGGCGGCGGTTGGCTCCTCGCTCCCCGAGGATGCGCAGATCGACGGCTTTATGCTCTTTTTGCAGACGATCCCGTTCAATCTCTATGCGTGGCTCACGCTCCTCTTCATGCTCTTCATCATCTGGACGGGGCGCGACTTCGGCGCGATGCGGAAAAGCGTTGAGAAATCCAATGCGCATTTCGAGATCCCGAAGGAGTATCAGGATACGGCAGAGGCATCCGCAAGCGCGGCGAGCGAAGGACGCGGCAAGATGATCGACCTCATGCTGCCCCTCCTCGTTCTCATCGGCGCGTGCATCTACGGAATGCTCTACACGGGCGGCATCCACGAGGGCAACAGCATTGCGGAGGCGTTTGCAAACTGCGACTCGTCGAAGTCACTTGTGCTCGGCTCGTTCATCGCCTTTGTCTTTACGGGACTGCTCTACCTGCCGCGCCGCGTCGTTTCGTTCAATGTGTTCTGCGACAGCTTTGGCTGGGGGTTCAAGGCGATGACCCCTGCGATCTTTATTCTCTGCCTCGCGTGGACACTCTCAGGCATCTGCAGCAAGGAGTATCTCGACCTCGGCGGCTTCGTCGGCTCCGTTGTACAGGCGAACGCTGGCGTTGTCATGTTCCTGCCGCCGCTCTTCTTCCTCGTCGCGGCGGGGCTTGCCTTTGCGACGGGCACAAGTTGGGGCACGTTCGGTATCCTCATCCCGATCGCGATCGCCGTCCTCGGTCAGACCGCACCCGATATCCTCGTCGTCTCCGTCGCCGCCATCCTCTCGGGCGCAGTCTGCGGTGACCACGCCTCCCCCATCTCTGACACCACAATTCTCGCCTCGGCAGGCGCACAGTGCCACCATCTCGACCACGTCTCAACACAGCTGCCCTACGTCGCTGTCGTTGCCTCATGCTCCCTCCTCGGATACATCACCGATGGGCTCACTGGGAACGGCTACATCGGTCTCGGCATCGGCATCGCCGCCCTCGCCGTCTTCATGGCAGTTCTCTCCTCGCGCGTGAGTTCGGCAGAAAAGTAA
- a CDS encoding methyl-accepting chemotaxis protein, translating into MQEQGLKKGRGIGFQLNAITLIGIVVMVTILVSFVGYRAYDELLAVGSQAKYNELGDKVRPVVGSYDAVKQSGLDLRQHIYELMKAPPEARSREALNALLEDVMESNPNLVGVGVVFEPNAFDGQDAAHVADPLSDGTGRVIPFVGREGGVLEFEPTTGYDTDSWYTEPAKTSKPTLTPAYYDEVGGKKTLMASIGLPILVDGRFVGAITLDFDMDKVQEMFEKLSTPDNIYLMLDSKGQVIAHGTNRDMVMKDAFQLMHLDAAEQKEIFSDGSYRKTQVSPTTGKDSVYVYHAVQYNGMDTSWVVFSITDKDKFTGAARHMVIFSVVLAVICTVVLVIALAMFIQRRLIVPIGDVTGILTRFSDLDLDHEKGKHAAIYLDRADEIGAMVRSLGRMANSLREIIGKINGASQSVAATSEELTATAQNTAHSAETVRKGIHDIAESARVQVKDTQDAVDHTEQILGLLDDNRKVMEEMNAATANIQKRQSEGAEILSDLMKKSTETADATQEVSRVVEETNERAERIEEASAMIQSISEQTNLLALNAAIEAARAGEAGRGFAVVAEEIRKLAEQSRGFTDEINGIIGELKMKSQQAVDTMEVSKKLVEESNVNLGRTQRRFEMIAEAVEGANSVVTKLNESAEKLTEKNKAIAAVSNKLMDMAKENDVTTDEAEAAVDTQTQALADIAEASESLAQIATDLQNEIERFRV; encoded by the coding sequence TTGCAGGAACAAGGGCTAAAGAAGGGAAGGGGTATCGGCTTTCAGCTGAACGCGATCACGCTCATCGGGATTGTTGTGATGGTGACGATCCTTGTCTCGTTCGTTGGCTATCGTGCCTACGATGAACTCCTCGCCGTTGGATCGCAGGCGAAGTACAATGAGCTGGGCGACAAGGTGCGCCCCGTAGTCGGTAGCTACGACGCGGTCAAGCAGTCGGGACTGGATCTGCGTCAGCACATCTACGAGCTCATGAAGGCTCCCCCCGAGGCACGCAGCCGTGAGGCACTGAACGCACTGCTTGAGGATGTCATGGAGTCCAATCCGAACCTCGTCGGGGTGGGCGTGGTATTCGAGCCGAATGCGTTCGACGGGCAGGATGCGGCGCATGTGGCCGACCCGCTCTCCGACGGGACGGGGCGTGTGATTCCGTTTGTGGGACGCGAGGGCGGTGTGCTTGAGTTCGAGCCGACGACCGGCTACGATACGGACTCGTGGTACACGGAGCCGGCAAAGACCTCGAAGCCGACGCTCACGCCGGCATACTATGATGAAGTCGGCGGCAAGAAAACACTCATGGCCTCCATCGGTCTGCCGATCCTTGTCGACGGCCGTTTTGTCGGTGCGATCACGCTCGACTTCGACATGGACAAGGTTCAGGAGATGTTCGAGAAGCTCAGTACGCCCGACAACATCTACCTCATGCTCGATAGCAAGGGACAGGTCATCGCACACGGCACGAACCGGGATATGGTTATGAAGGACGCGTTCCAACTCATGCATCTGGATGCGGCAGAGCAGAAGGAAATCTTCTCAGACGGATCGTACAGAAAAACGCAGGTCTCCCCGACCACGGGTAAGGACTCGGTCTATGTCTACCATGCGGTTCAGTACAACGGGATGGATACGTCGTGGGTGGTCTTCTCCATTACGGACAAGGATAAGTTTACCGGCGCAGCACGCCATATGGTCATCTTCTCCGTTGTGCTGGCAGTGATCTGTACCGTGGTGCTCGTCATCGCACTCGCAATGTTCATCCAGCGTCGTTTGATTGTACCGATTGGAGATGTGACGGGGATTTTGACGCGTTTTTCCGATCTCGATCTGGATCACGAGAAGGGAAAGCATGCTGCGATCTATCTGGATCGTGCCGATGAGATCGGCGCGATGGTTCGTTCGCTCGGGCGCATGGCGAACAGCCTGCGCGAGATTATCGGCAAGATCAACGGTGCCTCCCAGTCGGTTGCGGCGACGAGCGAGGAACTGACGGCGACGGCACAGAACACGGCGCACTCGGCGGAGACCGTGCGCAAGGGCATTCACGACATTGCCGAGAGTGCGCGTGTACAGGTGAAGGATACGCAGGATGCGGTCGATCATACAGAGCAGATTCTCGGGCTGCTTGATGACAACCGCAAGGTCATGGAGGAGATGAACGCGGCGACGGCGAACATCCAGAAACGCCAGTCCGAGGGCGCGGAGATCCTCTCCGACCTCATGAAGAAGTCCACCGAAACCGCCGATGCCACACAGGAAGTCTCGCGCGTGGTCGAGGAGACGAATGAGCGTGCGGAGCGCATCGAAGAGGCGAGCGCGATGATTCAGTCCATCTCCGAGCAGACGAACCTCCTCGCGCTCAACGCTGCCATCGAGGCGGCGCGTGCGGGCGAGGCGGGACGCGGATTCGCGGTCGTCGCCGAGGAGATCCGCAAGCTTGCCGAGCAGTCGCGCGGCTTTACGGATGAGATCAACGGCATCATCGGCGAGCTGAAGATGAAGTCGCAGCAGGCGGTTGATACGATGGAGGTCTCCAAGAAGCTGGTCGAGGAGAGCAACGTCAACCTCGGACGCACACAGCGCCGCTTTGAGATGATTGCCGAGGCGGTCGAAGGCGCGAACAGTGTCGTTACGAAGCTGAACGAATCCGCTGAGAAGTTGACGGAGAAGAATAAGGCAATCGCTGCCGTCAGCAACAAGCTCATGGATATGGCGAAAGAGAATGACGTAACGACGGATGAGGCAGAAGCCGCCGTCGACACGCAGACGCAGGCACTCGCGGACATCGCCGAGGCGAGCGAGAGCCTTGCCCAGATCGCAACGGATCTGCAGAACGAGATCGAGCGTTTCCGCGTTTGA
- a CDS encoding AEC family transporter, with the protein MDNSDFRIIYLFTDLLAPLIVGYLLYRYGKISDALISRILRLNVIIIYTVLALMSCWTLPISWDLALIPVYGILIVLVPGLVGWAFFIRKYHNPLDRGAYLANAMMSNITTLGGVCAYILYGEQGFAYAQIMGIFQTLMLVLAVFPMAQYYYLQHKNHGRGGKIHMRFLDIFLSWNQLSILGMAAGLALNAAGIERPPAVGTAFEGLIHFGAWFGMLPVGALVNLHRARRYAPYTLDLFALRFLILPAFMMAISYPFVSDPVLLGAILVFSVTPGAINSVTAAKLYRLNVDYTISGFLTTSIAFFFLVYPALFFLLR; encoded by the coding sequence TTGGATAATTCCGATTTCCGCATCATCTACCTCTTCACCGACCTACTCGCGCCGCTCATCGTCGGCTATCTCCTCTATCGGTACGGGAAGATCTCCGACGCACTCATCAGCCGTATCCTGCGCCTGAACGTCATCATCATCTACACCGTGCTCGCCCTCATGAGCTGCTGGACACTGCCGATCTCGTGGGATCTTGCCCTCATCCCGGTCTACGGCATCCTCATCGTCCTTGTTCCGGGGCTTGTCGGCTGGGCATTCTTCATCCGTAAATATCATAATCCCCTCGACCGCGGCGCATACCTCGCGAATGCGATGATGTCCAACATTACCACCCTCGGCGGTGTCTGCGCCTACATCCTCTACGGCGAGCAGGGCTTTGCCTACGCGCAGATCATGGGCATCTTTCAGACACTTATGCTCGTGCTCGCCGTATTTCCAATGGCGCAGTACTACTATCTGCAGCACAAAAATCACGGACGCGGCGGCAAGATCCACATGCGGTTCCTCGATATCTTCCTCTCGTGGAACCAGCTCAGCATCCTCGGCATGGCTGCGGGGCTTGCGCTCAACGCCGCGGGCATCGAACGCCCGCCCGCAGTCGGCACTGCGTTTGAGGGACTGATCCACTTCGGCGCGTGGTTCGGCATGCTGCCCGTCGGCGCACTTGTCAACCTGCACCGTGCGCGCCGCTACGCACCGTACACCCTCGACCTCTTCGCCCTGCGCTTTCTCATCCTGCCCGCTTTCATGATGGCAATTTCCTATCCATTCGTCAGTGATCCCGTCCTTCTCGGTGCGATCCTCGTCTTCTCCGTTACTCCCGGGGCGATCAACTCCGTCACGGCGGCAAAACTCTACCGTCTCAACGTGGACTATACCATCTCCGGCTTTCTCACCACGAGCATCGCCTTCTTCTTCCTCGTCTATCCCGCACTGTTCTTCCTGCTGCGGTAA
- a CDS encoding AEC family transporter: MDDINARLIYLFTDLILPLIVGYLLYQRHLLSDATLNRLIRINVVVFFTLLSLFSFWALPLTRDLLVLPAFFAFIILFPGFLSWRFLGQRFHSPIDRGTHLVSALLSNIGTLGGVCAYILYGERGFAYAQIGGACQNLVLVLLAFPAAQYYYLLYKNHGRSARLEGRSFLGLLVSWNQLSLLGMAAGLLLNAADITRPPLLSEVFSYIIHIAAWFGMLPVGSLINFRRARRFFYLTLDMILLRFLIVPLAAFLAARIFISDPIVQNALVIFASVPAAINATLTARLYQLNVDYTIAVFLVTTVLYLTILFPVTFFMFR; the protein is encoded by the coding sequence ATGGATGACATCAACGCGCGGCTCATCTATCTCTTTACCGATCTGATCCTGCCGCTCATCGTCGGCTATCTGCTCTATCAGCGACACTTGCTCTCGGATGCGACGCTCAACCGCCTCATTCGCATCAACGTCGTCGTCTTCTTTACCCTGCTCTCACTCTTCAGCTTCTGGGCACTGCCGCTCACGCGTGACCTTCTCGTACTGCCCGCATTCTTCGCCTTCATCATCCTCTTTCCGGGCTTCCTCAGCTGGCGTTTTCTCGGACAGCGCTTCCACAGCCCCATCGACCGCGGCACGCACCTCGTCTCCGCTCTGCTCTCAAACATCGGCACGCTCGGCGGTGTCTGCGCTTACATTCTCTATGGGGAGCGCGGCTTTGCCTACGCGCAGATCGGCGGTGCCTGTCAGAACCTCGTGCTCGTTCTGCTCGCGTTTCCGGCGGCGCAGTACTACTACCTGCTGTACAAGAACCACGGCCGCAGCGCACGTCTCGAGGGACGCAGCTTCCTTGGCCTGCTCGTCTCATGGAATCAACTCAGCCTCCTCGGCATGGCGGCAGGTCTGCTGCTGAATGCCGCGGACATCACACGGCCGCCGCTGCTCTCGGAGGTATTCTCCTACATCATTCACATCGCAGCATGGTTCGGCATGCTGCCCGTCGGCTCCCTCATCAACTTTCGACGTGCGCGCCGCTTCTTCTACCTGACGCTCGACATGATCCTCCTGCGTTTCCTCATCGTCCCGCTCGCCGCCTTCCTTGCCGCGCGCATCTTCATCAGCGACCCGATCGTGCAGAACGCCCTCGTCATCTTCGCGAGCGTTCCCGCAGCGATCAACGCCACACTCACCGCGCGCCTCTATCAGCTGAACGTCGATTATACCATTGCCGTTTTTCTTGTGACGACGGTACTGTATCTAACCATACTATTCCCCGTGACATTTTTCATGTTTCGATAG
- a CDS encoding phosphomannomutase/phosphoglucomutase, with the protein MAVTDKGFGAYDVRGIYPDEVNEELAYRVGRSFPTLFGAKKVAVGHDIRLSGPAIRDALAKGLTEAGCDVVDIGQCGTEMIYFATAHLKLGGGIMITASHNPKQYNGMKFVREESRPISSDTGLKDIAAMAVGETYPAPAAVPGKIEKVDVLDEYIKHILTYVDVSKLKHYKIVVNTGNGAAGPIINAMEKFLPFELVKVYNEPDGNFPNGVPNPILQENREATAKVVRETGADFGVAWDGDFDRCFLFDEKGGFIEGYYMVGFLSEAFLKKNKGASVIYDPRLVWNTIEIAEQLGGKPVMCKSGHAFIKDKMREVNAIYGGEMSAHHYFRDFSYCDSGQIPWLLVAELMSASGGKTLSELMKARMDRYPTSGEINSKVTDAKAIMDRIEAKYGASGKVTKVDGVSIEFDNWRFNLRMSNTEPVIRLNVETRQDKALLKEKTDELLAEIRA; encoded by the coding sequence ATGGCAGTGACAGACAAAGGTTTTGGCGCATACGATGTACGCGGTATCTATCCCGATGAGGTGAACGAGGAGCTCGCTTATCGTGTCGGACGCAGTTTCCCCACGCTGTTCGGCGCGAAGAAGGTTGCCGTCGGACATGATATCCGTCTGTCGGGACCTGCGATCCGTGATGCGCTCGCGAAGGGGCTCACGGAGGCGGGCTGTGATGTTGTGGACATCGGACAGTGCGGCACGGAGATGATCTACTTCGCAACGGCGCATTTGAAGCTCGGCGGCGGCATCATGATCACGGCGAGCCACAACCCGAAGCAGTACAACGGCATGAAGTTCGTGCGCGAGGAGTCGCGCCCGATCTCGAGCGATACGGGGCTGAAAGATATTGCGGCAATGGCGGTCGGCGAGACCTATCCCGCGCCTGCGGCAGTGCCCGGCAAGATCGAGAAGGTGGACGTGCTCGACGAATACATCAAGCACATTCTCACCTATGTCGATGTGAGCAAGCTCAAGCACTACAAGATCGTCGTCAACACGGGCAATGGGGCGGCGGGTCCCATCATCAACGCAATGGAGAAATTCCTGCCGTTCGAGCTGGTCAAGGTCTACAATGAGCCGGACGGCAACTTCCCGAACGGCGTGCCGAACCCGATCCTGCAGGAGAACCGCGAGGCGACGGCGAAGGTCGTGCGCGAGACGGGAGCGGACTTTGGCGTGGCGTGGGACGGCGACTTCGACCGTTGCTTCCTCTTTGACGAGAAGGGCGGATTCATTGAGGGGTACTACATGGTCGGTTTCCTCTCGGAGGCGTTCCTCAAGAAGAACAAGGGCGCAAGCGTCATTTACGATCCGCGCCTCGTCTGGAACACGATCGAGATTGCCGAGCAGCTCGGCGGCAAGCCGGTCATGTGCAAGAGCGGCCACGCATTCATCAAGGACAAGATGCGTGAGGTCAATGCCATCTATGGCGGCGAGATGAGTGCACATCACTATTTCCGTGACTTCTCCTACTGCGACAGCGGTCAGATTCCGTGGCTGCTCGTAGCGGAGCTGATGAGTGCGTCGGGCGGCAAGACCCTCTCCGAGCTGATGAAGGCACGCATGGATCGCTATCCGACCTCGGGTGAGATCAACAGCAAGGTCACGGATGCAAAGGCGATCATGGACCGCATCGAAGCGAAGTACGGCGCGAGCGGCAAGGTGACGAAGGTGGACGGCGTGTCCATCGAGTTTGACAACTGGCGGTTCAACCTGCGTATGTCCAATACGGAGCCGGTCATTCGTCTGAATGTCGAGACGCGTCAGGACAAGGCGCTGCTGAAGGAGAAGACGGACGAACTGCTCGCAGAGATTCGTGCCTGA
- a CDS encoding glucose-6-phosphate isomerase produces the protein MSLVLKSGFTFDYDNLYGEGKVTDADLAFYADDLKKAHEAMKVMREKGFIRAHLSKDGEPEKVLFSQTPYIEDGHINSPASIARLKELGKHAQEHTDVLISLGIGGSFLGNKVLFDVHCGELWNSLSNEQRNNYPRIYFSGNNIDPRRTGDIINHLKDVAQIKKTHGGQPLRIMLLVISKSGGTLDTMSNFMVMYDEFMKADNVEVEVVAVTDPNEAKPTLLKKLAMDKGWKQFAVPDGVGGRFTVFTEVGLTLAACIGFDIESFLAGARDMDKACQNDDLWQNPAMLNAALKFAASEKHGRDIEVMMPYGDYLKSVSEWYIQLLAESLGKQFNKEGKEVCYGRTPVVAVGTTDMHAQTQQHQEGKLNKVVQFIRIDKWKNDLVIPNVFPEVQKLADIAGVTMGAALEVARQSNADALASNKRYSAVFALPELTPYHLGELLYLLAMSVAYEGELADVDAFDQPGVEAYKRIMGPKLQALKG, from the coding sequence ATGAGCCTTGTACTGAAATCCGGATTTACATTCGACTATGACAATCTCTACGGCGAGGGTAAGGTGACGGACGCCGACCTCGCGTTCTATGCGGATGATCTCAAGAAGGCGCATGAGGCGATGAAGGTCATGCGTGAGAAGGGCTTCATCCGCGCGCATCTCTCGAAGGACGGCGAGCCTGAGAAGGTGCTCTTCTCGCAGACACCCTACATAGAGGACGGGCATATCAACTCACCTGCGTCGATTGCACGTCTGAAGGAACTCGGGAAGCACGCGCAGGAGCATACGGATGTCCTTATCTCGCTCGGCATCGGCGGCTCGTTCCTCGGGAACAAGGTGCTCTTTGACGTGCACTGCGGCGAGCTCTGGAACTCGCTCTCGAATGAGCAGCGCAATAACTACCCGCGCATCTACTTCAGCGGCAACAATATCGACCCGCGCCGCACAGGCGACATCATCAATCATCTGAAAGACGTTGCCCAGATCAAGAAAACGCATGGCGGGCAGCCGCTGCGCATCATGCTCCTCGTCATCTCGAAGTCGGGCGGCACGCTCGATACGATGTCGAACTTCATGGTCATGTATGACGAATTCATGAAGGCGGACAATGTCGAGGTCGAGGTGGTTGCGGTCACCGACCCGAACGAGGCGAAGCCGACGCTGCTGAAAAAACTCGCGATGGACAAGGGGTGGAAGCAGTTTGCCGTGCCGGACGGCGTAGGCGGGCGCTTTACGGTGTTCACCGAGGTCGGACTGACGCTTGCCGCGTGCATCGGCTTTGACATCGAGAGCTTCCTTGCGGGCGCACGCGATATGGACAAGGCATGTCAGAATGACGATCTCTGGCAGAACCCTGCAATGCTCAATGCGGCGCTGAAGTTTGCCGCGTCGGAGAAGCACGGGCGTGACATTGAGGTCATGATGCCGTATGGAGACTATCTGAAATCCGTCTCCGAGTGGTACATCCAGCTGCTTGCCGAATCCCTCGGAAAGCAGTTCAACAAGGAGGGCAAGGAGGTCTGCTACGGGCGCACGCCGGTTGTCGCCGTCGGCACGACCGATATGCACGCACAGACACAGCAGCACCAGGAGGGCAAACTCAACAAGGTCGTGCAGTTTATCCGTATCGACAAGTGGAAAAATGACCTCGTGATCCCGAACGTGTTCCCCGAGGTTCAGAAGCTTGCAGATATCGCGGGTGTGACGATGGGCGCTGCGCTCGAAGTGGCGCGTCAGTCGAATGCGGATGCGCTCGCGTCGAACAAGCGCTACAGCGCAGTCTTTGCGCTGCCGGAGCTGACACCGTACCATCTCGGCGAGCTGCTCTACCTGCTCGCGATGTCCGTTGCCTATGAGGGCGAACTCGCGGATGTGGATGCGTTTGATCAGCCGGGCGTGGAGGCGTACAAGCGGATCATGGGACCGAAACTTCAGGCGCTGAAGGGATGA